The Sorangiineae bacterium MSr11367 genome window below encodes:
- a CDS encoding FHA domain-containing protein, with protein MGVFDRIFGKGGYAQVARRAELRGDLARAAELWDLAGQPEETARVMLLRGDAELEPSARRQHYLQAKSIAPEGHSVREEARRKHALLTLAMAKDGALSTALRQELLAAARELEELGEPLKAADGYRLASDEEGEARALTQAGEIEKLESLLTSEQDRQRRERARQQTAAEVEMMVAGGRRREALATGEAWLETDPDDRLLRERCDALRARRTRGAVLRVVLEGRDLLFAFGQEIVLGRAEPTLSAIGPETGHIAVASHAVSRRHLRIVREGGETFAMDLGSRNGTYLRGMRAAGKVSMGPGLELHLGNEVPVRLTPSTQIAGAIVIEIAGRRYIAPFGAARLPVADWQLDLGAGGWLELIGGAHAFLGDAALASRATLLAGDRIARARGGPCVLEIAGET; from the coding sequence GTGGGTGTCTTCGATCGGATCTTTGGCAAGGGTGGCTATGCGCAGGTGGCGCGGCGCGCGGAGTTGCGCGGCGATTTGGCCCGTGCGGCCGAGCTCTGGGATCTCGCGGGCCAGCCGGAAGAGACCGCGCGCGTCATGCTGCTTCGCGGCGATGCCGAGCTCGAGCCCTCGGCGCGCCGGCAGCATTACCTGCAGGCCAAGAGCATCGCGCCCGAGGGGCACTCGGTGCGCGAAGAAGCGCGCCGCAAGCACGCGCTGCTCACCCTGGCCATGGCCAAGGACGGCGCCCTCTCGACGGCGCTGCGCCAGGAGCTGCTCGCCGCGGCGCGGGAGCTCGAAGAGCTGGGCGAGCCCCTCAAGGCCGCCGACGGATACCGCCTCGCCAGCGACGAAGAGGGCGAGGCGCGCGCGCTCACCCAGGCCGGCGAGATCGAGAAGCTCGAGAGCTTGCTCACCAGCGAACAAGATCGCCAGCGCCGCGAGCGCGCACGCCAGCAGACCGCGGCCGAGGTGGAAATGATGGTCGCGGGCGGCCGCCGCCGCGAAGCACTCGCCACTGGAGAGGCCTGGCTGGAGACGGATCCGGACGACCGCCTTTTGCGCGAGCGCTGCGATGCCCTTCGCGCGCGCCGCACGCGAGGCGCGGTGTTGCGCGTGGTGCTCGAGGGGCGCGATCTGCTCTTTGCCTTCGGTCAGGAGATCGTGCTCGGGCGCGCCGAGCCCACCCTGAGCGCCATCGGACCGGAGACGGGGCACATCGCGGTGGCATCGCACGCCGTCAGCCGGCGCCACCTTCGCATCGTGCGCGAGGGCGGCGAAACCTTCGCCATGGACCTAGGGAGCCGCAACGGCACCTACCTTCGCGGCATGCGCGCGGCCGGAAAGGTCTCCATGGGCCCCGGCCTCGAGCTGCACCTGGGCAACGAGGTGCCCGTGCGCCTCACGCCGAGCACCCAGATCGCCGGGGCCATCGTCATCGAGATCGCCGGCCGGCGCTACATCGCGCCCTTCGGTGCTGCGCGCCTTCCCGTGGCCGATTGGCAGCTCGACCTGGGCGCGGGCGGCTGGCTCGAGTTGATCGGCGGCGCGCACGCCTTCTTGGGCGACGCCGCCCTCGCCTCGCGCGCGACCTTGCTCGCGGGCGATCGCATCGCGCGCGCCCGCGGCGGACCTTGCGTGCTCGAGATCGCGGGAGAGACGTGA